Proteins from a genomic interval of Schistosoma mansoni strain Puerto Rico chromosome 6, complete genome:
- a CDS encoding putative nad dependent epimerase/dehydratase, whose protein sequence is MADIMSETSTSLLVIGAGLPRTGTKSLKEALEIIYSKPCYHMIEIVTKKHCDIGKWQTLFTEALNMTTDVTIIHRGLSEILDGYVAVTDVPACAFYRDLMSIYPNAKVILTVRDKNSWLSSVRHSVLPKSNDSYSQRLDKAKQALHLGNEINKMIMDSLRYAFQEDNLDIDNDEVLLECYEKYNKMVQETVPSERLLIHKLEDGWEPLCQFLNVTIPDGIAYPHVNTRDQIKELMELIGKNASPEDLEAIFPEFHDVKFGQL, encoded by the exons ATGGCTGACATTATGTCAGAAACTTCAACATCATTGTTAGTTATTGGAGCTGGTCTACCAAGAACCGGAACGAAGAGTTTAAAAGAAGCACTGGAAATAATCTACTCTAAACCATGTTATCACATGATTGAAATTGTGACCAAAAAGCATTGTGATATTGGGAAGTGGCAGACACTGTTCACTGAGGCTCTCAACATGACAACTGATGTAACCATCATACACAGAGGTTTGAGTGAAATACTGGATGGTTATGTAGCTGTGACTGATGTTCCAGCATGTGCATTCTACAGAGATCTGATGAGTATATATCCAAATGCAAAG GTCATATTGACTGTGCGTGATAAAAATTCTTGGTTATCTAGTGTACGACATTCAGTATTGCCGAAATCAAACGATTCATACAGTCAGAGACTAGATAAAGCGAAGCAAGCATTGCATCTTGGTAACGAGATAAACAAAATGATCATGGATTCACTGAGATACGCATTTCAGGAAGATAATCTAGACATCGATAATGATGAAGTTCTACTTGAGTGTTAtgagaaatataataaaatggTGCAAGAAACTGTACCATCTGAACGTCTCCTAATTCATAAGCTCGAAGATGGTTGGGAACCATTATGTCAATTTTTAAATGTTACTATACCAGATGGAATAGCTTATCCACATGTCAACACTCGTGATCAGATAAAAGAACTGATGGAACTAATAGGGAAAAATGCATCACCTGAGGACTTAGAGGCAATTTTTCCGGAATTTCATGATGTCAAATTCGGACAGTTATGA